The window ATAATATTGACACCACCTCTCACTAAGAAGTAAGAAACCCAAGTTAATATTGACACTAGCTCTCATTAAGAAACAAGTTCCCATTCTATTTAGATTTTGACAACATATGATTGCCTGTTTAATACTCCCTAGGTGAATGATTTGGAACAACATGAGCTTTTTCATCCTTTTTCTCGTGAGTTACTTACTGAACAGTTACATATTCTGGCTCTGAGACATTTAAACTCTGTTATTTCTTGTATTCCTTAGAACTATACCAACTGAACCTCTGGACATTAAAAGAATCACAATTGTTTGAATGAACACAGATAAAGTATCCCGGATGTTTTTGGTTTATTTCcccatttccttttcttatgtGTATCACTTGTTTAGTTGTTTGTGCTTCATTGCATGTGCTTGTTTGCTTCCCTATACTTTAAGATACAAAGGAAAACTAGCATTTTACTTCCCGTTTTAATTACTcctgaaaggggggggggggcagggagCTTATTTCATTCCTTCTAACACTGTgtttcacccttctccatttttttCGGGTGCGTCTGTGAGGGTTGCTTCACGTGTGAATGTGTGTGAGTCCCACTTGAGGGCTGGCAGCTTTGTTTCAGAAGAGTTTTATCCTCAACTGGTTTGGAATTTCATAGTTTCTATTGAAACTGATATTACTAAATGTTTTTCATGCAGGTGAAGCCATTTCAGGTGGGAACATGGTGATCGATGTTTCGTTTTTCGGGGTCCCCATCCACAAGGAGACCCATGACCTTTGTGGGGAAACATCGTGCCCCGTTTCAGTTGGCGATTTTGTGATATCTCACACCCAGGTTTTACCAGGATTCACACCACCGGTTAGTTATCCTTCCTAGTAGCTTATATCTTCAATCATTAACACCCTAACCTTCACCTCTATGTATAATGGCATGATGACTCATAACTGCCATGTTCAATTCAACTTCCAATCATTGTAGGGTAACAAATATTTAATGCATGAAGTTCATCAATTACTATGGTAAAATTTCATTTACATGCCAATTATCTGGACGGTTCATTTTGAGCCATGTGGACAGTTGGTTTGGCCAACTGAGTTTTGGATTAGTTGTACACCTTatggattagccacatgtcaaatttaaaaaaaaaattcaatcaaatacctggccatgtatgtccatgcatcttTTTAATTTTCCGCTATCCATGTATCCCCATGAACCCTCCTGTAGGCCCTAGATTTTTAAGCTTTactttgccacttggcaaataatgtttgggctgaaacttgtcCTGTAGGCAAGGGGCCCTTGGGGTCTACAACccatccacaaaatttgggccccatCCGATTTGCCATGTTGCAGATATTTGGGCCATTTAAATAAGCTTATCATTGAAAAATGTGAAGAAATGTACCGATTAGATCAAAAGGTGATGTTCTTGGGTAATGTATTGTAGAAACATGTAACATTTTAAGgagctatttttttttgtttggggggggggggggacaaataAAATGTTAAAAGTCCTCTGTTGACCAAATGCAcatgaaaaaatataatttcCAGTAGGGCAACCTGGCAGGTTTGGGTTGAGCTTGAGTGTATGGGACATTGGTGCAGCAGCCGAGCCGACTTATAATAGGGCTTAAGGTGGACCCTGCGTaagaaacaaattttattttacccCTGCTGCTGTGCCAACTGCCAAGGCAGTTGGTGTTGGTGGAAATGGAGTGTTATTAGTCTAATGGAGGGTCGAGAACAACACAAACCAAAAGGGGTCTGGTGTAGTTGGCACCAATGGTTCAGATATGATcaggaaatagaaaaaaaaggtagaaaTAAAGGAGCAGTGAGAAAATAGAAGGAAGTAGGACGACGAGGAGAGTACAAGAGGAAGGGACTGACAGGGTGGCAGTGGTTTCTCCATATACTAGACAATGCTCCTCTACAAACTTTTTGTAATAGGAGGCGGCACCAAACAGATGCGCAACAGAGCTGGCAAGTGTTACCTTAACAATCTTGTATCATAGTGAAGGGAGGAGGCGCACAATGGAAAAAAGGGGAAGGACATGGGgtgaggaaaaagagaagaaaaaagatgagAATTTGGTCATTGAGGCACAAGAAGCTGGGATGGGATTTGGAAGCGAATGAAACCCTACACTCTCCCCTGGCACGtgcacacacatgcacactCAGACACACAGAAACCCTCATTTTGATTATGTTAATCAGGTGAGTTTTAGGCAGGTCGTATTGCAGAGAGCTttcaagcatgcttaatatatGGGCTATCAGGCTGGGCCTGTTTGTATCTCATTTATTAGTTTGTCTGTGTTCTGGCATGCCAAAGCTGGTGGGCTGGGCTGGGGCCATGCTGGCCAATAATTTCTACCACAAAATTATTAGGCAAAGCTTGTAATGCTTTGCATTACAAGGAAGGGTTAAAACttgaagcagggggtaaggctgtgtacatttgcctcTGCCTGACCCTGTggtagtgggagcctcgtgcatttggatgcgcttttttttttttttttttttctggtgtaATGCAATGAATTGCTAAAACTGGAAAAGTAGCAAGTAACATGCCTTCGATGAAATTTAGTctaatcttttcctttttcgttcctcttatcttttttcttttaaattttttaactcaaaaaTTTCAAGAGCCCTGTGCTTGCCTTTGTCAAATCTGATTAGCCATCAAAAGGTGGTAGGATTCAATGATGGGTGGCTATGTCCCATGAGGAAACTCTCTATAAATTAAAGGAAAGCTGAACCCTCAAAATAGAGACAAAAACTTCAGGGGATCTGAACCCTACCTCAATGAATACCAGCACCTCCTGCTGATCTAGGATAGAGGTCCTATGATCCTATCAGTATCAAGTTGTATTTCCCAAGGAGCCTGGTCTACCCCACCTTGTCCTTCTTAGATGAACGTGCTTGATCTTGGTATGAAGGCATTCCAGCATCAACAACTTTGGACAATTTGATTCTTAATCGAGCTTCATTCCATGATAAATAAGCTGGAGTCAGCTCATAAAATGTGCAATGATGAAGTAGGGCAGTTGTTGTCCTACCAACTTATGGGTGAGAGTGAGTGCAAGCCATTACAAAAATATGGAATTAAATGAAACAATTTCAGAAAGTAGTCATCTAAATTGTAAATTCTCTCACTTGTACAAAAAGAAGATTGGAAACTTCACCTGCACGATTCTATTATTTATCAGAATCATGTTGAACAACAGGCACTCAAGACTTGAAAGGTGGTGTGTCCCCATCCTGTGACACCTAGTGTAACCCTGTTACACATTTTTTATGATACTGGATGCTCATTCTTTCTTTGTGCTGTTTGTCCATCTCAAAATCTTGCAAGACAAGTTTTGATCATGCTTAGTTTCGATGTAATTGGATGGGTGTTCTTAAAAGCCTGATTATTGATCTTAGATGCAGGTTTATGAGAAAGCAAATTTATTCATCtcttatcatatatatatatatatataaattcattcattcattcagcACTGTTTCTGTCATTGGATGAGGTGAGAAAATCTGACCCACTATGATCTAACAAAGTCAGATCTAGGTAGCTTCATCTAAATCTTATCTGGACGGTACCAAATCAGCCCTGACTAAATCAGGAGCCAAACTGATGCATATCCATGTAGTAGTCAAAGAACCATGTGAAGTTAGTATTTCCATAACTGAAACACCAAAGGCATATTTATCAAAAGTGTACTTAAGGCATGCTTATATAGGTGGTGGTACGGACTTGTTAGGTTGAGGCTATGTTTATTTGGCAAGAAATggagggaaaaggaaagaaaattagACTACCCAATTTGGTGGACCATCCATCATTTTCACATGTTTGCAAGGGATTATATGCTAAGAGACCTTCTTGTGGCTTTTTAAGGGAGAAAAAGTTATGAAGGTTCTTGTAACTGGACTTGGCGTAAAGTTGCATGCCAAAGGATTAGGTATCACCATTCAGTGTATAATTAAACCGTTGAAAGTGATATCAATAACAATTTGTTGAGAAATTACTGCTTTTGGTCTAATTTTCCctgtttttatttcatgggcACTAGTTAAGATGGTTCCAGTCTTTGACAATGTTTCATGTGGCAGGGTTCCTACACACTAAAGATGACGATGACCGATGCAGATGGGAAGATGTTGACTTGTGTTAGCTTTGATTTTAAAATCAAGATAGGATCATCGGTAGCTAGTATTTAAGTGGTTGAGGATGGTCCGATAATGTTGCCTGTTACGTCTACACATtgtaaaaagaaagataaagcccttgTGAGCTTTTATGTCAAAGTACGAACTGTTAattctctttgattttggggTGAGATTTCCAGCTCTGTGATTATTGTTATTTTCATTCTAATACATTTTTGAAAGCTGAAGCAACTGTTTATCTGAATTCTGAATGTAATTCAAATGTCATAATTTCACAAATAACTTTTCATCACGGAGGTAGCTGTCTAAAATTTGTAGGAACATGGTTAAATTCTCATGGCTACCTTTCATCTTTGCCTTGTTTGTTTTGATCACTGACTTTTAAGTCTTTTGCATCTGTAAATTTCTGACCATGTTATGTAGACCTTTTAAGTGAGAACCTGATACGATCATAGGTAGTTGGGTCATTGTGTTGGGTTTAGTCTATTAGGGGTAGAAGGGTAATTTGTGTTGTGTTAGTctattaggggtagatgggtaatttggtAGAAATTGGTTATATAATGTAAAGCAAGAGATTGTGAAAGGCAATGAGGAGTTAACTCTacttctctctttgtctctgtcattctgatttttctctttctctctccgtcttcttcttcgttttctctcgtcttcttcctctgtctctAACCATTGACATACCATTGGTCCGACCTGCCTCAGCTCTTCTGCCTCGGTTATTACATTGGTATGTCAATGGTTagagacagaggaagaagacgagaggagaagaagaagaagaagaagacggagagagaaagagagaaattagaatgacagagacaaagagagaagtAGAGTTAATTCTTCATTGCCTTTCACAATCTCTTGCTTTACATTATATAACCAAATTCTATCAAATTATCCATCTACCCCTAATAGACTAACACAACACAAATTACCCTTCTACCCCTAATAGACTAAACCCAACACAATGACCCAACTACCTATGTTCGTATCAGAACCCCCAGGGAGCTATTTAAGTATGTAACACAGATGTCCTATGTGGTAGTTTTCCACTGCCGGAAAACTTTGTTTGGCTTTCTCCACCAAACTTTGATTATAGGAACAATCGAGAGAGGGAAAGATAATGGCTGATTTTGGCCGATTCTTAATTGATTCAGCCCGATTCTGGTACTGATTCCGAGTTTTGAATCCTTACACCGGATAGCCTTCGTGAATCGAGAGAATTTGTTGGGAACAGGTGGAAATCGTGGGCATAGATGGATGGGAGAAAGGAGGTCGATTTACTGCCATGGCACCATGGAGGATAAACAACTGAGAGCTCACAAAGcaaatttataaaaaagaaagaagttgaAGAAGTAAGAAATTCAAGCAATTGAGAAATGCCACTAAGCATCAAGAAGCTGAACAGACTGAAATAGATACTTCGATCGAAGATGAAAGCCAAGGCGGACAGCAAAGGCCATTCTCGATATCAGCAAGATGAATGCCTCTCAGGCCACTGCATTCTCTTGTGCGCATGCACCTCACCTCAGACTCTAGATCCCACATCCATGATCTTGGGTTTAGCCCATTTTAAAGAGAGCCACTTCCccctccaaaagaaaagaatcgGTCTCGCATGATTGTCGTtggtacgggttttaaatatgtagatttaaaaaaaataaatgcgaCAAAACAAACGGCAATATACTTATAAAATTAAGAATTATTACTTGAATACTTGCATCTAATGTTTGAAGACAACTATAATATCCAACATTAATGCATATATAAGTTTCAAGACATCATCCAAAATACAATTTCAAATTCATAtagcattaaaaaaaagggttgaaAGTCTTGTTGAACAATGTGGCTATGGTGTtgttcattgttgtcaacacaatcAATACACTTTCTGAGTGTTGCATGTTCCGTTGGAATTGGGAGCCATCGCTTTAGAAATTCTTTTCAACACATGCATAAATGTGTAGCTCAATTTCGGGGTCTATGCATTGAACATGAGTTAAAGGTGATAGCATGAGAAGTATAGCCCTTGGAGTCAGCTTTACGTCAGTGAAGGAAATCAAGTCGATCCGTGTTTAAGGAATGTGGAAACattgttttaaacacgtttttaCTAACTATGGTTGAAGCTACCCTCTCTTTTGACAATCTAACTCTACCATGCCATGGTGAATAATTCCTACTTCACCCTGGGTGAAGAAAACTCAATCCCATAAAAgaagaggtgggggggggggggggaagaatgTTTAGAATTTTGATTGATCATCAATCCatgtgacaccaacaaggttaCATTTTGGAAACGCCACCCCAGATCATGTGGATCTAAATGACGGACCAGTGATGTCTGATATAATCTGGATCATCAATTCCACTATCTTACCAAGCAGCTCCTCCTGCGCACTCATTATTTTTCctagtataatttaaaattttttttggaagaattcTAGTATAATCATACTTGTTCACCTTTGCCGAGATTTTTCAAGAGGCGCTGGGTGGTAATTTTACATGATCCTATGTTTGGGTGCATGAGTTACATGACCAAGTAAcgttttttcctttaaaatttgtttttccCTCTATGAGCAAATAGACTTCGCAATGACCTTCACCCCTTACTCCACCCAACATGATAGATCCTACGTCAAGCCatgatttacccaaaaaaaaaaaatgtcaagcCATGACTCttggtcctctctctctccagcaATGGTTATGTGCTCTTATAAAacacccataaaaaaaaggaatgtgtttttttggttgaaaagaaTGTGTTTTACATGCATTTAAAATGGGAATGCTTGTCATCTATTTTTCCCATATGAATGTGAAAGGTACGACAAAACACTTTAAACACGTTTTTACTACTGTGGTTGAAGCTGCCCTCTCTTTTGGCAATCCAACTCTACCCTGCCATGGTGAAAGGAATTCCTatttcaccatgggtgaagaaaacTCAATCCCATaaaagaagagagggggagggggggggggggggaaaaactttttgctgctacacttatagcaggaatgttcctgttaccaggctagcagccaaggaaatggaataattcactacctctttgggttcataaataccctcctaggttttagtattttctaaaataccttttaagattctatttccttggctgctagccctgtagcaggaacattcctgctactagTGTAGCAACGAAATTTCGTCctggagggagggggggagaatGTTTTGAATGATTTTGATTGATCATCAATCCATATGACACCAACAACGTTAGAGTTTCGAAATGCCACCCCAAATCATGTGGATCTATAGATGATGGACCAGGCATGTCTGATAAGACTGATATAATCTGGATCGTCAATTCCACTATCTTACCAAtcaaatttttatcctctcaagtgtaaTGCACCGCACCGTCCAAtacactttaaaggtgcactaaGCAACTGCTGTTGTTGCCTTGCCCGTTGAGCCCATTATCCTTCATAGTATAATCAACTTGTTCAACCGTGTtgggattttttctttcaagagGGATTGGATAGTAATTTTACGTACTCCTATGTTTAGATACAGGAGTTACGTGACCAAGtaaagttcttttttcctttaaaatttgtttttctcTCTCAGAGCAAATGGACTTCGCAATGGCTCTCCCCCCTTACTCCATTCACTCAGCATGACAGAACTTAAGTACGTCAATtcgaatccggatcagctacctacatggggacgggtggggacagacctgacccctccatgggacGTGGGTCTTATACCCTAGAGGCgggtcccacaccccatggagggttcagatctatcctcacccgtccccatgtgggttcagatctgtccccacccgtccctcttggtcctctctctctctctccaccaccaaTGGTCATGTCTCTTCTCTCATAGAAGTGCCCTCCCATAAAAGAAACATGCAAAAACACTTAAGTGTGAGAATACTCATGCGAAGTAAAGTGTTGCCAAACGCAATCCTACTTTGCTCCGCGGAGTTACTCAAGTGAACACGGGCCTTCCCAATGAATTATGACCGTTCTCCAGCAACCGCACACCTGGTCCCGTTGCGTGTCCTGacctttttttaaatttaaaatgcaTATTACGGCTTTCTAGCCGTTGAAACTCGGGAAACACAGAAGAGTTCTCTCAAACCCTTCACTAATCTTCAGCTTTCTCATCAACAAtacccctttcctttctcctttctctgtGAATCTACCCTTCCTTGATTCAACCTTGTTAGAGGTGAGAGGAAGAAACTGCAACTTAGTTGTTTCTTCAGAACTACAAGAAGAAGATATGAAGGGTATGAAGGGAAGATGTctaaagaaattgaaatcaattcaaccCATCACTTCCTTGAAACCAGGTCGAATTCTTCAGCTAAATGTCTCAGATGGGTTCTTTAATTCATTCCTTCCCCATTCTGTCAACTGGGTACCTCAGATTCCATCCCTCCGCAAAGATCAAGATGACAAGATCAATCAAAGGAATCTACCCAAGCTGGAGCCCGACATTATCGATTTTTCGGAGCAGATGAAAGACCTTGAAGACGACCAGGAAATGGAGTTCAGCGAAGAAAATAATGGCGACAAGGAAAACATCAGGCCCCCAATAAAGTCATCGAAAGGTCACCCATTTGCTGCCATCaagcaaaataaaaatccaGAGGCACCCATCATCTTACCAGAGCCCGCAAGCTGTCATCTTCGGAATGGTCCCTTGTCGGAGCTCGACGTGTCAACTTTCCGGCATCCAGACCTTCCACCTGTCGATCACAATTCAGAAATTCCAGAGTCTACAACACGTACAGAGTCCTTGGCAGAGATCGACATCTCGTCTTTCCGTCGACCGGACCTGAATTCAGGGAGTCTATTTGATCCCAATCTTCTTGCAGCCTTTGAGCAGGCAGTGATGGATCACATCAGAGCCCAAGAAGCAGAGCGAAAATCTAAAGCTATTGCAGAAATGgatacaaaggaaagagaagatgaacCTGAACCTCCATCAAAATCTCTCTGGACGGAAGACGATCCCCTGTTGGAATTCGAAGAGAAGTGTCCACCTGGGGGAAGCGACTCCGTGATCCTTTACACCACAAGCCTTCGAGGGATAAGGAAGACATTCAAGAATTGCAATAGCATCAGGTTTCTGTTGGGAAGCTTCAGGGTTTTGTTCTTTGAGAGAGATGTGTCAATGCACTTGGAGTTCAGGGAGGAGTTATGGAGGATCTTGGGAGGTAGAGTAGTCCCTCCAAGGTTGTTCATAAAGGGAAGATACATTGGGGGAGCTGATGAGGTTGTGGGTTTGCACGAGCAAGGCAAGTTGAAGCTTCTCTTGCAGGGATTACCGGCCGATCAGACCGACGGCCCATGCGATGGGTGCGCTGGAATACGATTTGTACTCTGCTTTAATTGCAACGGCAGTCGGAAGGCCATTCCAAAAGTGGGAAATGCGGAGGAGGAGGGGTTGCCCATCAGATGCCCTGAGTGCAATGAGAATGGATTGATTATATGCCCCTTGTGCTGCTGATTTTTACTCCTCTGATCTCACTCtgtttcttctgttttcttctttagATTACTTCGTTACAGATTATTTCAATTCTTTGAGTTTGAGACTTGGAGTTGAGAAATTGAGGGGTTGTGTTCTGTATTAGCTTTGTCTATATTCTGGGGAAGAAAAGCAAACTTCGCATTCACCATTTGATTATTATCTTTGAGATTTGAACACCAGAAATAATTACACATGCTTCTTGAGGAACTCTAAGTTCAATTTCCTGAAATTGATTCATCCGTTTACACTAATCTAATCTATTATGTCTCTccaatttgggattttcttctccttctatggCCCTCTTTTATTTCCCTTGTAACCAAACGGAGCCCACTGAGGGGAATGTATTCTGTAAATACTCCTTTCTTCAGTTTTTAAGAATGGGATTAGTGTCACCTGTACTCACATCACAGTGTACAAGTTGGCCAGTGAGTGATGTTGCTATGATCTAGGTTTTAAATGGTTTGGGGACCTGAAACAaaatattctgaaatttctcttatttatttttgaactattttattttGAGAATAAAATTGAGTCAAAGTTTCTAACGGAAACTAAAAACagtttttctccacccatactggacggttcacccactattctagggttcacaaaccgtGGGTGGATGGAAACTCggtcaaaaaaaaatgttgaaattTTGATGTATTAATTTTTCaatgggttgatgttctctatgccgtaACTCaggctgtgcccaaacacaggggagtggggcagggtggtcatttcgctcaCCCCTCATGTGttgagttcggttcctctgcacgtagatgtgagaggcaaccaccTGTCACATGTGATTGGCAACCAACCACCTGTCACATGTGATTGGCTCTAAGATGTATGTTCACCGCACGTACGTGTAAATGATCCATGCtctcatgtgtttgggcgcagcctgccccggtacagagaacattttccctttccAATTTTTGCATTCGAGTGTGTTCTCTACATCTGAGGAAGCTAGTGAAACTTGGACTGAATAGAACAATAAAAGCCCATCATTACAAATAATGATCGGACAATCCCCCTGACGGTAAAAGCTTTTGGTATTCATCTAAAGTCATAGAAGTACTACCACTGTTACTAGATTGTATATGTAAAGGAATAGAAAATAAGGCATGATTTGCAGTCCATTTATAGATGAGATGGAGAGAAGGGTTGGTTTTGAAACACATTTGTTTTTGAAAAGCCATATGAAGTACATAGATATTGCCGTAACAAATAGTATACGATTTAGCAAAGAAAAGATTTAGCACAGCCCATTCCAAAAAAAGGAAGCCCTTTTTACTAGAAATATTAGCCTTAAAAGTAAAGAGGAGTTATGAAAACACTTGCCATTAAGAACACGAGCTCATAAATTATGGCGATTGATAAGTAACATTCACAACAACATAATTAACAAGACCTTACTGTGGATCCAACAATTCCTAAAACCTAAATCTcccaatttttttgggagaacTCAGCTCCTTCCAAGAGATGGGAACACAGCCCTTATGTCCCTCCCATCGACCGCTCCAAAAAGAAGCATTCAAGGAATCAAGCTTCGAACACACCGTAGAACGTGAAAAACAAACATCCAATATATGAGGACAGAATTAAGGACAAACTTAATAAGAATAGTTCTCCCCGCTTAAGAGAGTAAGAGAGCTTTCCACCAACCAAACTTGGTCTGAACACAACAAAGAATATTATTCCAGATCATAGAAAATATTAGCATTTAGATTTGACGTTACGATTGGACTCTTAAAATAATGaatgtcatcattaactccTCCCTCTATTGACTAAGTCTGAAATACCCTTCTTAGTCCAATCAAAAGAACAGATCCCATGGGTTAAGAGCTTCTCTGTTCACTGTGGGTGAAATAATACCAGGTCCATAAAATAAGCAGCCTTTAATGATTCCACATATTTGACTACTACCAGGCTTTTTCTTCTGATGAAGGGACAACGAGAATAGAGAACTCTAACCTACACTCTGACCAACAGAGATGAACCTGTGcatccaaggttttaaaactctaaATTGGAACCCTCGATTTTCAGATTTGACTCCAATTCCAATCGGATAGAATtctccaaaaatatatatatatatatatatatatatatatagaaaatccTCCTATCAATATATAAATGTAACACATCACTTGATCCATGCAGACATGTAGATCTAGAATCAATGCACCACATACTATAAAATCATagcaaaatcaacaaaaaagagaaggaaagtcAAGTTTTACACCAGGTTGCGTAACATAcctcccaaatccaaaaaaaatgccTTTGTAAATGTCCCATATCAGGCATTTTTGGTGGATTTGGATGAAATGGGTGCATAGGTCAACCAAAAAGTTAGTCACCAAGTTTTCAGAATCTGAAATTCCCAAATCAGCGAGAAATCACTAAAATGGAGTTCTTGGAATCGCATTGCAGGTGATGAATATGGTGAATCAGACCGACCCAGATCAGATTGGATCTGATCGCCCAATCCATTTAACAGTGTTAAGAATCCACTGGAATCTGAATCAAGGCTGGTTGATTTGAATTCAGTTCGGTTCATTCCACCAAATCCAATTCAAATTTTAAGATCATTTAGTACATCCCCCAACTTAAGTATCTTAATGTATCGACTATCCTACCGACACCAGTTGGCTGCTGGGTCTGAAAACAGTCTTCTGATAGGAGTAACCGAAGCAAAGGTGGAGAGATTGCTAAATCAATATAACTTATTACCAAGTACAGAATGTCAAGAATGTTGCTTACAAGTTGAACAGAAGATGTCAGAACAAGCCACTGATAAATGATGCGATCACAGCAGCACAATGATACAGATACACATGGTCTATGCCAGTAAGGTGCTACAAGAAACCCTTTTAACAATGGCAATAAATTGTCATTGGCTATAGATCCTAAATGAAGATCACAAAATTGAGAAGAGAAAATACATACGGATCTTCAGCAGCTAACAGAAGATGCCTTAGGCTGATGTTGTGCATCCTCACAGTTTATTGGGTGTGTCTCCATGGGTTCCATCTCATCCTGGCTCTGCTTATGGATGCCATTATCGGGTTGACAATCACCTACTCCAGCCTCTCCCTCCTTCGTGTCCTTTGTAAGGATACCTTTTTCTGCTTTAGTCTCCTCAGAGATCGGCTCCTCTTCTGGTACCTTGACTTCTTTGGCATAAGATGCCTCCTCTGCCAGCTTGATTTCTTTGACAGAACACGCCTCTGTTGCTTTGATTTCTTCTGCAGAGGCCACCTCAGCAAC is drawn from Telopea speciosissima isolate NSW1024214 ecotype Mountain lineage chromosome 1, Tspe_v1, whole genome shotgun sequence and contains these coding sequences:
- the LOC122649058 gene encoding putative phosphatidylglycerol/phosphatidylinositol transfer protein DDB_G0282179 codes for the protein MEVVQRKIVLSLLFAAFLLIPSIQAKKVNYCDRQGSYAVKVSGVEMSPDPVVRGQPATFSIIASAGEAISGGNMVIDVSFFGVPIHKETHDLCGETSCPVSVGDFVISHTQVLPGFTPPGSYTLKMTMTDADGKMLTCVSFDFKIKIGSSVASI
- the LOC122649054 gene encoding uncharacterized protein LOC122649054 translates to MKGMKGRCLKKLKSIQPITSLKPGRILQLNVSDGFFNSFLPHSVNWVPQIPSLRKDQDDKINQRNLPKLEPDIIDFSEQMKDLEDDQEMEFSEENNGDKENIRPPIKSSKGHPFAAIKQNKNPEAPIILPEPASCHLRNGPLSELDVSTFRHPDLPPVDHNSEIPESTTRTESLAEIDISSFRRPDLNSGSLFDPNLLAAFEQAVMDHIRAQEAERKSKAIAEMDTKEREDEPEPPSKSLWTEDDPLLEFEEKCPPGGSDSVILYTTSLRGIRKTFKNCNSIRFLLGSFRVLFFERDVSMHLEFREELWRILGGRVVPPRLFIKGRYIGGADEVVGLHEQGKLKLLLQGLPADQTDGPCDGCAGIRFVLCFNCNGSRKAIPKVGNAEEEGLPIRCPECNENGLIICPLCC